The nucleotide window AGAATACTGCACTCAGAGAAAGGGATTATAATTTCTCTGGAGTTTTGGTGGTACTCAGCGTCGCCAGCATTGCAGAAAGAGCCTATAAATACTGCATTTGGAATTATATTCCTTGGAAGTtagtatcatttttttaaactcagaatgatattaatgaaataaacaTAAAGAAATAACACATGTTTAATAACGTGATTATTATAGGATACCAGTAAAACATGCATGTGAGACTGCTTGAATAAAGATGAATGGACGAAGACCTTCTAAAACACAATTAACAGCGcgattcaataaattttaaaatgtacaaaatgatcataaattacTTATACAAATTTAACCAATCACGTTTAAATACTTATATAAACAAGATAAAGTCTAAGTGAGTGTCTAATACAATGTTACCACTCTTGTTATCTACTGTCACTCCTCttcaataatttctattttattttcttaaaatactcttaattaaaattcatttaaactaATAGAGTGGTAAACTTTAAACTTATCACTTCTTGCAAATAATCTAAACCTCTCATTATCTAAAGATTATAGTAGTAATGTTATCCTCGCAAATGTTGTCATATGTATACATTAACACACCCTTCCATTATAGTCGATTAATAGTgttgaagaagaaggaaaaaaaaaaagacaaaaaaaatcaagataagTGGTAGTGACATTACAACATTCCCTAAAAAAGACATTAGAATATTACCTTCATACGTCGGCAGTTACAATCTTGAACATGATAAACATTggattaaatttgtaaaaaaaatgttataactcTTCAATTATTACCACCGGGGAGTGGCAGCTATGGAGCTTGAGTGAGAAGCCATGCACAAATGGGTTGGACAAGTTGATATTCAAATGTTGACCAAAAAAGGTGGTATTCACGTCATTTCCTTCAATGAATTGTTTCTCCAAATTCTCCTTTACAATTTTCTAGTCAGTTTCAACCTTTCAACCTTATCCATATAAGGCAGCTAAATGCCTAAATCGATAGCAATTGGATATTTATAGTAACAAGTTACAACTTGTTTAGAAGGCTTTAATTAAGAATAACGAGAACACTGTGGAATGAGAGCTATATGAGCAAATTAGGCTACTTGAGACAAATTATTGCTTCTAATTGCATGATCAAGTTGATATTTGCATGATTACAAAAgaataatgattgaaatcatCTTCTATGTTCCAATTTACAACTAATGCCAAAcgcataattataattattaagttCAAATCAGATAGCCTTTTCATTGCTTCAATGTGAAAGAGTAATAGCTGGCCACAACGTATAGCTTTTTGGATACAAATGGGCTACCGAGTTATAGAAACaagagtaattaaatttaacatttaGACCCCACTTGGAAACTTTGAAGATTTCTAGGACGTTGAAAATAATACCCCATACTAAACAAATTCTATTTCTTCCAATTTCTCAATCTCAAAGCTCACATGAAACTTTATTCATGGGTTTCAATTCTTCCAACGCAGCTATTTAAAAGGCAAGATATACCTTTATCATCTATCAAGGCACAAATAGTACAAATGTGTTACTATATTATTTGATTACATTAATTTGCTGTGAAGTTAGCTAAATCGTaagtaaatttcaaataatttttttcataaatacttgtaaaacagaaaataaaaaggaagtttttcagctaaaatcaactttttgcataagttaatttataaaaattatctcatattaatttataaatttattcagATGAAAACTATGGAATCAAACtgatgtttgaaaaaaaaatcataaatatgatGAAATCACATGAAACCTCACAAGtaactgaaaaaaaatatgatattggattttttaattttttgattgcTTATCAGATTCTTTTTTCATgtaattttcattatatttatgACATTTTATGTTTAACATCATTTGGGTTCTATAATTTTCACTACATGAATCTAATATAATAAGTTTCACTTCTCAAAtcagtaaaaaaatgtttcaaaattgtgtctcaaaattgaaaatgataattattttgaaatgattattttgattcacTTTAAAAACACaaaggattaaattaaaattttaagaaataagggactaaaatgaaaaatataaaggactaaaagtatattttagctaaaaatataaaagtatgagtaaaactctttaaataagaagtgattccaataaaaaaaaatttctattaattttCATCTAATAAGTGTATTAAAAAGAGTGTTAAAAAGTATACATTTTTAACATTTGTCAAACTTGAAACATAACCTCACAAACTTATTAgtaaatttctaaattaaacTTATTAGTAAAAATTTTCATGTTCGGAATGAGAATCATGAATCTAGGGATCTGTTAGCCCATATTTTTTATGAGCTAAAAATATGCTCTAAATACGCATTAGATGTCGTCTTGAATTTTGAAGCGTATTAAAGAGCAAGAATCTTGTCAGATTCTGTTGAatcgaaaagaaagaagagtctATTGAAAAGGATTCACAGGTTCAAGGAAGTATttacaaaatacaaggctaagaCAAGAAAGAGGGCTTCGAACCATTGGGCGAATCGAGCTGGCGTATGGTCGAATCGAAGTCAAGGCAACAAGATTTCTGGACTTAGCGCAATTTCTGACAAAACTTCACAAAATTAGTTCGACTTCGAGCGATATGGATAACCGTTCTAAGGAGCAGTTATGTGCATGCAAGGTGTACGTAGCAGGACACTTGGCATTAGGATAGTGTTTCGACCGTTAGGGCAGTTTATTTTcgaatgtctatatatagcagTTTTTTAGTCAGATTTCGAGGTCGCAAATCATTTCTACAAATCCTTATACACTCAAAGTACCCAGCGCAGAGAGAAACGAGTACGCAAGGAGAATGTATGATTGTGAACCATTTTAAGTTTCTGTAAACTTTACATTTCAAGTGCAATGCAATTTACGTTTCACTTTATAATTCCTGTCTTTCAAatggttcattcgatcgaatgaactcGCTGATCCTTTAAATTCTGCAATTTACTTTTCTCTTGTCAATTTACTTCCAGCATTTCGTTTCTTTCAAAGAACTTTACTTTCTACAAATTTCAAACCAATGAATGTTTGTTGCAACGATGAACATTAAAGGCTTTACATCTAATGTAAACACACAAATGGCATGCTCCTGAGATTCACTAGTTGATCTCGCAAGCAATTAACTTAGACTAGCGATTGTTTACCAAATTTCAGCGTAAACAAATTGGCACGCCCGGTGGGACCAGTCAATTGTGTGTTTCtgctttaaattattattaaagttttaTTCAGTGCTGTTGGTTTATTGCAATCTTAATTGTTTTGATCttgtatgcatttaagaagtgGGAAATATGTTCCACACTTAACGGAATTTAAAACTCGTACAAGGATGGCTAGACCACCTCCAAATAATCAAAACAATGACCTTCCAAATATGGAGGGGCAACCAACGCAGACATCTGTCAATAATGCCAATATAAATTCTGGCATAAGAGCAATTCCTGACCAAACTGTTGGCACGATAAGTTCAACCGCTTCGACGGTTATGAATCAGACAGGGGTGACTTCTCCCATGACTAACATGACGTTGGCAAGTTCGACCACGTCAGCATCTGCTTTTGCCCCATGGAATAACCCCAGTTTAGGGAATCCCAGTGGAAGTCCTTTTCGACCGCTTCAAAACCCTCTATATGGCATGCCCACATCTTTGATGGCAGGGCTGCAAAACTCTCAACCAAATGTAGAAAATCTTAATATGTGCTCTCCATCAGGGTCTGTAGCgggcaatcaaggtagggtaattccTCAAAATTTAACCAATACATCCGTTTTGTCACTCAGACAACAAATGGATGAAAGTAACCATGATATGGTTAACATGTtaacacaacaaataggaaCTGTCATTAACCccttaattcaaaatacaaatgacagttaccaaatgttaacaaatcaaataagtCGAATTGCTGACTTTTTTGGGGCACCACCCATACAGCAACCACCAATTCGACAGATCCAAATACAGGCGCCTGTCCAAGAGATACAGATGCCTAACAACCCAGGGATGCAAATGGCTCAAGCACCACAACCAGTGGCACGCATAGAGCCACCAGCCCAACAGGTCGAACCAAACCCTGGTATAGTATTGGTAAATAGAAACCAAAATGCTGATGAAGTAATAGGGAATGTTCAACAAAACCGTTTCGATAGGCAGAATAACCTGGCCCAAATGGTCGAAACAATTCTAGTACAGAATGGTTTGAACTTGGGCTTACACAGGCCCAATTTTGTGTCTCCATTATCTGAATATGTGTTACAGACagaattaccaaggggtgtgaaAATCCCTAAGTTTACTAAGTTTGCAGGAGAGACAAATGAGTCCACTATCGAACACGTTGCTAGATATTTGGTTGAGGCAGGGGACTTggctaataatgaaaatttaagaatgaaatatTTCCCTAATTCCTTAACTAAAAATGCTTTCACATGGTTTACAACCCTTCCTCCTCATTCCATACATAATTGGAACCAATTGGAGAGGATTTTCCATGAGCAATTCTATATGGGACAGTCTAAGATAAGCCTTAAAGAGTTAGCCAGCGTTCGACGTAAGGCACCTGAATCAATTGATGATTATTTGAACAGATTCAGACTCTTAAAGGCAAGGTGTTTCACCCAAGTCCCTGAACATGAATTAGTCAAAATGGCTGCTGGTGGCCTAGACTATTCGATTAGAAAGAAATTAGATACCCAGTATTTAAGGGATATGGCTCAATTGGCTGATAGAGTTCGACAACTCGAACGATTGAAGGCTGAAAAGGCTAGAAATTCTAAGTTCCACAAGAAGGAAAAGGTTGCATATGTCGAAACCAATGACAGTGACCAGGAGTTCGATATTATTTATGAAGATATCGAAGACAATGAGGTTGATTTAGCAGAATTAAAACCTGGACCTCCTTATGTTTGTAAACTCCTTAGACCTTCCAATGGAAAAAACCCTGTTGaacctaaaaatgataaatttgtgtctaaaacttatacatttgacataactaaatgtgatgaaatatttgatttattagtcACAGATGGCCAAATTGTTGTTCCTAAGGGCTTGAAAGTACCCCCAATCGAACAACAGAAGAAAAggggttattgtaaatttcataatttccttGGCCATAAAACCTCACGTTGTGttcttttcagggatttggttcAAAAGGCTCTCAACGAAGGGAGGCTCAAATTTGGTGAGAAACCAAAGGTTGCCCAGGCAAATGCTGAAACATCCAAAGCTGCTGAAACTCTCTATGCAGAGCCCCAAGAAATAATGATGGTCGAAGCAATGGAGTTGTCTCAGGTGCAAGTTCAGGGCATATCTGAAGAGGATTACAACGAACAAATGAAGGTTGTGTATCCTCAGGCTGAGGAGGATCTAATTGATTTCTTGAACAGATGCAAACTCGAAAGCAAGAGTGTGATGCTCTGCCCTCGCTGCAGTGCAGTATGTGATAGGGAGGCTACTGAGGGCCTCAAAAAATACTAAGTTGTTAACAAGGGGGCAAAACAGAACCAACGTTTTGATAAGGGCAAAAGGGTTATGGTGCAGTCGAACAGTAATCAGAAGTATGGTCGAAGGAATACTTTCGTTCCTCCTGGTTCAGTTCCGGTCGAAAAATGGATGCACCAGGGACTCATAAGGTTCAACGAAGGGGCCATGGAAGTAGGTGGTTCGAGTGGAACGAAGCAAATTGACCCACAGGAGGCTAATAGGTACTCTTATAGGAACAATTACAAAGGAAAGAATCCTATGACGAGGACCCAATGGCGCAGGTTCCAGCGTCAGAAGAAATTGGCCCAACAGAATCTGCAAACGGGCTGGTATAAAGAAGTGTCTAGGAGGCCAGTAAAAGAGAGACTTCTGCCTCCAGTGGATGAAGATAAGATGGAGGATGAGGATCTTCTGGATTCTGAACCAGACTTTGATGTTGTCTGTGTGGTATCTATCTTGCCATCTGAATATGATGTCCAGTCTGAGGTTACTGAGATCGAATGTGAGTTCGATCATTTTGATATGGCTGACCCAAAGCCAGTGTGCTACTATGTTATGAACAATGGCTGTGTGGAAGAACAATTAGCTTATTTCGAAAAGCCAGATTTTCGGATGAAAAGTCATCTCAAACCTCTTTTCATCAGGGCAAAAGTTGAGAATGTTGGAATTAACAAAGTGCTCATAGATGGAGGAGCGGCTATCAACTTAATGCCTCGATCTATGCTCTACAAGATCGGGAAACATGACACTGATTTATCTGCCCACAACATTGTGCTCTCTAATTATGAGGGCAAAACTGGCTATTCTTTGGGAGCCATTCAAGTAGATGTTGCTGTAGGCAGTATAGTTCGACCAACTTTATTCCTGGTGATACAGTCCAAGGCTAATTTTAACTtgctattaggaagggaatggaTCCATGGAGTTGGGGCTGTGCCATCTACTCTCCACCAGAAACTCATTATCTGGAGGGAGGATGGGATTGTTGAAAATATAGAGGCAGATCAAAGCTTCTATAAGTTAGAGGTTGATAATGTTACTCCACAAACCTTTGACAAAAATTTGGCTAACATAGCACCTTGTGGTGACAAGGAGACTGCTTTCGAGCCAAGTGACAATGTTATCCACTCTGTCAAACTCCATCCTACCCATGGGTTTATATGGGAGAGGGaggaaattgatgttgtttcctCTGAAGATGGAGTCATTCCACCAACTGGGTGGAATATATATGAAGATTAATATGACTGAGGCCACTGCATGGGCCAGAATTACGGCTTATATGGCCGAAAATAGACTAAATACGGCCCTTGAGGCTGAATCCCAACAAAATATGGCAGTTGAAGCCAAGATCGAAGatcatgaaaacaaagaaataaagGATCGAAGACTGGACTGCATTTATGATGATGAGCCActgggttttgagaaaaatcccatAAGTGAGGCGCCAAAGATGCAGGCTCAAGATCCTTTGGAGGAGATCGACATTGGAGATGGCTCGATAAAAAGGCCAACCTATATCAGTGCCAATATCACCTCAAGTTTAAAAGAAAAGCTGGTGCCTCTTCTTAGAGAATTTAAAGACTGTTTTGCTTGGGATTACCACGAAATGCCTGGGTTAAGCAGAGAAATGGTCGAAATGAAATTACCTATTAAGGAGGGAAAAAGACCAGTAAAACAACTACCAAGAAGATTCGCACCAGAAATCATGTCCAAGATTAAGGAAGAAATCGAAAGGCTGCTGAGGAGTAAATTCATCAGATCTGCCAGGTATGTCGAATGGTTAGCAAATATAGTCCCTGTCATTAAAAAGAATGGAACTCTTAGAGTATGCATAGATTTTAGGGATTTAAATAATGCTACACCTAAAGATGAATATGCTATGCCAGTAGCAGAAATGTTGGTAGATTCAGCAGCTGGCTTCGAATTTTTAAGCATGTTAGATGGTTATTCTGGTTATAACCAAATATTTATTGCTGAAAGTGATGTGTCAAAAACAGCATTTCGATGCCCTGGTGCTTTAGGCACTTATGAATGGGTAGTTATGCCCTTTgggttgaaaaatgctggggccacTTATCAAAGGGCCATGAATTCcatgtttcatgattttattgacacatttatgcaagtttatattgatgatataatcatcaAATCCTCCTCGGAAGATAGCCATTTGGATTACCTTAGGCAATCTTTCGAACGAATGAGGAAACATGGATTAAAAATGAATCCATTAAAGTGTGCTTTTTGTGTGCATGCAGGGGATTTCCTTGGTTTTGTGGTGCATAAAAAAGGCATTGAGATAAATCAAAACAAGACAAAGGCTATTCTTGAGACGAAGCCTCCTTCGACCAAAAAACAGCTTCAGTCTTTGCTAGGAAAAATTAACTTCTTGAGGCGATTCATCTCGAATCTAAGTGGCAAAGCTCAAACTTTTTCGCCATTACTTCGACTCAAGAAAGATGAACCATTCAAATGGGATGAAGAGCATCAAAAGGCTTTCGATGAAATTAAAGAGTATCTGATCAAGCCTCCTGTGTTAATGCCTCCTAGTCAAAACAAGACTATGAAGTTGTATATTGCTGCGTCTGACAAGACCATTGGTAGCATGTTGGctcaggaagatgatgatggcGTAGAGCATGCAATTTATTATCTCAGTCGTGTACTAAATGATGCAGAAACTAGATATACTGCCATAGAAAAACTTTGTCTTTGTTTGTATTTCTCTTGTGCAAAACTTAAGCAATATATAAAGCCTGTTGATGTTTATGTGTATtctcattatgatattattaagcaCATGTTGTCAAAACCTATTTTACACAATAGAATTGGAAAATGGGCTTTAGCATTAACAGAATATTCTTTAACGTACAAGCCTTTGAAATCTGTTAAGGGTCAAATTGTGGCAGATTTTATTGTAGATCACTCAGTGATCGAAATGCCGCAAGACTATGTCGATACAGAGCCTTGGATTTTGTATTTCGATGGTTCGAAACACAAACACGGAACTGGAATTGGAGTTTTAATAATATCCCCCAATAAAGTTCCaactaaattcaaatataaaatcaaagggCTTTGTTCTAATAATGAGGCTGAGTATGAGGCTCTAATTGCAggccttgaaattttaattagctTGGGGGCAAGAAATGTTAATATAAGGGGTGATTCAGAATTAGTGTTGAGGCAATTAACACAAGAATACAAATGTGTTAATGAACACTtagcaaaatattttgttatggcAAGTTCTCTTCTGAATCATTTCGATTTCATTAACATTGAGCATATACCTCGACAAgaaaaccaagaagcaaatgatttAGCCCAAATAGCTTCAGGGTACAAAATGTCGAAGGAAAAGTTAACTCAGTTGatcgaaataaaagataaactggTGTTACCAGAGCCATTAAGCACTAAATTGCCAATGCCAAAACTTGTGGGGGCAAGTacaccaaaaaataatgaagatgaaagcatggATGATCTCcaggaaaaaattcaaattatggcCATTGACAATATGTTAGATAATGATTGGAGAAAGTCCATTGTTGAATATTTGGAAAATCCAATAGGCAATGTGGCTCGAAAGGTCAAATATAGGGCTTTAAATTACGTGGTTGTGGGAaatgatttgtttaaaaaaactgCAGAAGGAGTGTTGCTAAAATGTCTAAGTGAATCAGAAGCATACTTGGCAGTTTCCCATGTTCACAGTGGGGCCTGTGGATCACATCAAGCAGGCCATAAAATGAAATGGCTTTTATTTCGACAAGGTTTGTATTGGCCTTCGATGTTAAAAGACTGCATAGAATTTGCTAAAGGCTGTCAGGAATGCCAAAGGCATGCAGGGATACAGCATGTACCTGCTAGTGAGTTACACTCCATAATCAAACCTTGGCCTTTCAGAGGATGGGCTTTGGACCTAATTGGTGAAATCAAGCCTGCTTCTTCTAAGAACCAGCGTTATATCATAGTTGGTGTCGATTACTTTACAAAATGGATCGAAGCAGTCCCTTTGCCAAATGTTGATCAGGAAGCAGTAATTAGTTTCattcaaaatcatattatttataggtATGGTATTCCCGAAACAATTACCACTGATCAAGGTTCAGTTTTTACTGGACGAAAAATGCAAGAATTTGCCAAAGAAACTGGCTTTCGATTATTAACCTCAACACCATATTACGCGCAAGCAAATGGTCAGgtcgaagcagccaataagattgtaattaacttgattaaaaaacacattgcCCAAAAGCCAAGAAATTGGAATAAAACGTTAGATCAAGTTCTATGGGCATGTAGAAATTCTCCTAAGGAATCAACTAATACTACCCCATTTCGACTGACTTATGGGCATGATGTTGTACTTCCGGTCGAAATACATTTGCAATCAGCCAGGGTACAAAAACAAATGGACATTCCAAtcgaccattattggaaaatgatgTCAGATGAATTGG belongs to Glycine soja cultivar W05 chromosome 5, ASM419377v2, whole genome shotgun sequence and includes:
- the LOC114411317 gene encoding uncharacterized protein LOC114411317, which encodes MDESNHDMVNMLTQQIGTVINPLIQNTNDSYQMLTNQISRIADFFGAPPIQQPPIRQIQIQAPVQEIQMPNNPGMQMAQAPQPVARIEPPAQQVEPNPGIVLVNRNQNADEVIGNVQQNRFDRQNNLAQMVETILVQNGLNLGLHRPNFVSPLSEYVLQTELPRGVKIPKFTKFAGETNESTIEHVARYLVEAGDLANNENLRMKYFPNSLTKNAFTWFTTLPPHSIHNWNQLERIFHEQFYMGQSKISLKELASVRRKAPESIDDYLNRFRLLKARDMAQLADRVRQLERLKAEKARNSKFHKKEKVAYVETNDSDQEFDIIYEDIEDNEVDLAELKPGPPYVCKLLRPSNGKNPVEPKNDKFVSKTYTFDITKCDEIFDLLVTDGQIVVPKGLKVPPIEQQKKRGYCKFHNFLGHKTSRCVLFRDLVQKALNEGRLKFGEKPKVAQANAETSKAAETLYAEPQEIMMVEAMELSQVQVQGISEEDYNEQMKVVYPQAEEDLIDFLNRCKLESKSVMLCPRCSAVCDREATEGLKKY